The Numida meleagris isolate 19003 breed g44 Domestic line chromosome 10, NumMel1.0, whole genome shotgun sequence genome includes a window with the following:
- the LOC110404182 gene encoding protein C19orf12 homolog isoform X2 yields MPIRVDQMMQLLCSVSQEKGMTAAVKHSGRGALLAGATAFVGGLVGGPPGIAVGGALGGLLGAWMSSGQFKPVPQILMELPPAEQQKLYNEAIAIVRNLDWTDIVQLTALVMGSDHLQQLLARMVINYLTTELSAAIKYAE; encoded by the exons ATGCCCATCCGTGTGGATCAAATGATGCAACTGCTTTGCAGTGTTTCTCAGGAGAAGGGAATGACAGCAGCTGTCAAGCACTCTGGTCGAGGAGCGCTCCTGGCAGGTGCAACCGCGTTTGTTGGGGGCTTGGTAGGAGGTCCACCTGGTATCGCTGTAG GAGGAGCGCTTGGTGGATTGCTTGGTGCCTGGATGAGCAGCGGACAGTTCAAGCCGGTCCCTCAGATTTTAATGGAGTTGCCTCCTGCCGAGCAGCAGAAACTCTACAATGAAGCCATTGCTATAGTCAGGAACCTAGACTGGACTGATATTGTTCAGCTGACTGCACTTGTAATGGGAAGTGatcacctccagcagctgttGGCAAGAATGGTGATAAATTACCTCACCACAGAGCTAAGTGCAGCGATAAAGTATGCAGAATAA
- the LOC110404185 gene encoding LOW QUALITY PROTEIN: protein C19orf12 homolog (The sequence of the model RefSeq protein was modified relative to this genomic sequence to represent the inferred CDS: inserted 1 base in 1 codon), with product MPIRVDQMMQLLCSVSRKRGMKAAVKRSFQGGIVAITTAFIGGLVAGPPGIAVGGALGGLLGAWMSSGQFKPVPQILMELPAVEQQKLYIEAIAVLKSLDXSDFARLSAVVMDSDLLQLQLSKILENYFTRELSAAIKYGE from the exons ATGCCCATCCGTGTGGATCAAATGATGCAACTGCTTTGCAGTGTTTCTCGGAAGAGGGGAATGAAAGCTGCTGTGAAGCGCTCTTTTCAAGGAGGGATAGTGGCAATTACAACAGCATTTATTGGAGGCCTGGTAGCAGGTCCACCTGGTATCGCTGTAG GAGGAGCGCTTGGTGGATTGCTTGGTGCCTGGATGAGCAGTGGACAGTTCAAGCCGGTCCCTCAGATTTTAATGGAGTTGCCTGCTGTCGAGCAGCAGAAGCTCTACATTGAAGCCATTGCTGTGCTCAAGAGCTTAG TGTCTGATTTTGCTCGACTGAGTGCTGTTGTAATGGATAGTGATCTTCTCCAGTTGCAGTTGTctaaaatactggaaaattaCTTTACCAGAGAGCTAAGTGCAGCCATAAAGTATGGAGAATAA
- the PLEKHF1 gene encoding pleckstrin homology domain-containing family F member 1 — translation MVDHLANTEINSQRIAAVESCFGASGQPLAVPGRVLLGEGILTKECRKKPKPRIFFLFNDILVYGSIVINKRKYNSQHIIPLEDVTLETLPDTLQMKNRWMIKTSKKSFVVSAASLTERKEWISHLEECIRHLLTKTGRQPSTEHAAPWIPDKATDICMRCTQTKFSTLTRRHHCRKCGFVVCGDCSRQRFLMPRLSPKPLRVCNLCYRQLLAEQKKEAEADCRQPEQYRSAIAGYEPSSGDDSDKSDDYKVDQWPADTEFYSSEVSWSSFHS, via the coding sequence ATGGTGGACCACCTTGCAAACACTGAGATCAACAGCCAGCGCATTGCTGCTGTGGAAAGTTGCTTCGGGGCTTCTGGACAGCCCTTAGCTGTGCCAGGAAGAGTCCTTTTGGGAGAAGGGATTTTAACCAAAGAATGCCGCAAGAAACCAAAGCCTCGCATATTCTTCCTGTTCAATGACATCCTCGTGTACGGGAGCATAGTGATTAACAAAAGGAAGTACAATTCCCAGCACATCATTCCCCTTGAAGATGTCACTTTGGAGACGCTGCCAGACACTTTGCAGATGAAGAACCGCTGGATGATCAAAACCTCAAAGAAGTCCTTTGTGGTTTCTGCGGCCTCCCTGACGGAGCGGAAGGAGTGGATCAGCCATCTGGAGGAGTGCATCAGGCACCTGCTGACAAAGACGGGCAGGCAGCCCTCCACAGAGCACGCGGCCCCCTGGATCCCCGACAAGGCAACAGACATCTGCATGCGCTGCACGCAGACCAAGTTCTCCACGCTCACTCGAAGGCACCACTGCCGCAAGTGTGGCTTTGTGGTGTGCGGAGACTGCTCCAGGCAGAGGTTTTTGATGCCCCGGCTGTCCCCCAAGCCTCTGAGGGTCTGCAACCTGTGCtacaggcagctgctggcagaacagaagaaggaagcagaggcCGACTGTCGGCAGCCGGAGCAGTACCGTTCCGCCATCGCGGGCTACGAACCCTCCAGTGGTGATGACAGTGACAAGTCTGATGATTACAAAGTTGACCAGTGGCCAGCAGACACAGAGTTTTATAGCTCAGAAGTATCTTGGTCATCTTTCCATAGCTGA